Genomic segment of Maricaulis maris:
ATCCTCGGCTTTGATCATCCGGTGACCGGCGAGGCCCTGCGTTTCCAGACCGAGCTGCCCGACGACATGAAGCGGGTCGAAGCGATCCTGGAGACGCTGTGATGCCTGACAACAGGATGACCCGCGGCGTAGGCGGATCAGACGCCGAGGCAGAACTGGCAAAGCTCACCGACCGTCTCAGCCATTGCCATCCCATCCCCGTCGAACGCCTCAGCGAACGCCTCGACGCGCTGCGCGCCCGTATGAAAAGCGCTGGTCTCGACGCCGTCTGGCTCAATGCCGGGACCAACCTCACCTATTATACCGGCCTGCGCTGGCGGGCGTCAGAACGCCTGGTCGGGGCGCTTGTCACCGTAGACGGTGGTCTCACCTATCTGGGTCCGGCTTTCGAGACCGGTACGCTGGAAGGCTTCATGCAGCTTCATGCGCCGCTGGCGACGTGGGAGGAGCACGAGGATCCGCATGCCCTGCTCGCCAGCCTGGACGGTGCGTCCGGCGTGCTGGGCCTTGACCCGGCGACCCCACTGGTAACCGCCCATGCGATCGTGCGGGCCGGGACCGGGTCAACGGGCGACGCGACCGACATCATCCTGTCAGCCCGCAAGACCAAGGATGCCGACGAAATCGCGCTCATGCAGGCGACCAAGACCGCGACGCTGGAAGTCCATGCAGCGGCGGCCCGCATTCTGCGTCCGGGGATCTCGACCGGTGATGTCACCGAATTCATCCACGCCGCCCACAAGGCGATCGGCGCGCCGGGCGGCTCGACCTTCTGCATTGTCCTGTTTGGCCCGGACACCGCTTTCCCGCACGGGGTTGCCCAGCCCAAGACGCTCGATGAAGGCGATATGGTGCTGATCGATACCGGGTGCGCGATCCATGGCTACCAGTCCGACATCACCCGCTCCTACGTATTCGGGACGCCAACCGACAAGCAGCGGGAGATCTGGGAGGCGGAGAAAGCCTGCCAGCTCGCCGCCTTCCAGGCTGCACAGATCGGCACAGCCTGCAGCGCGGTGGATGCCGCCGCGCGCGCCGAAGCCGAACGCCGCGGGCTGGGGCCGGGCTACGCCCTGCCCGGCATTCCCCACCGCACCGGTCACGGCATCGGTCTCGATATCCACGAGGCGCCCTATCTGGTCGGCGGCGATGACACGACACTGGAGGCCGGGATGTGCTTTTCCAACGAGCCCATGATCTGCGTTCCGGGCGAGTTCGGCATCCGGCTGGAGGACCATTTCTACATGACCGAGACCGGACCGCGCTGGTTCACCGAACCCTCCCACACGATTGACGACCCGTTCGGCTAGGTCTCGCTGCTGACCAGCTTGAGGCCGATGATCCCGACCAGGATGAGGGCCAGGAAGAAGATCCGCAGATGGGTTGCCGGCTCGTTGAAGACGAGGATGCCGATTGTGGCAACGCCGAGCGCGCCGATCCCGGTCCAGACCGCATAGGCAGTGCCCGCGGGTAACGACTTCATGGCCACCCACAATAGACCCATCGAGGCAGCCAGGACGGCGAAGACTGCCGCGTGCTGCCACCAGGGCGCATCGCTACGAACATATTTGAAGCCCAGCGCCCAGCCCATCTCGCATAGCCCGCCGGCAACCAGGAGCGTCCAGGGATTGGTCAGGAAAGCGCCCAAGGCTCAGCCTCCGGTGCGAAAGTTGCGGGCCCAGACCGCCGCGACCACCGGATCCGCCTCGGTCGCCTCGACCGCCGGCAGGAGCGCCGGACACTGGTCCACAAAGTCAGCCCGACCCGGATCCCAGCGGCTCATCATGGCGACATAGACATCGAGCAGGCTCATCGTCTCACCGAGCAGAAAAGGTCCGGGTGCGCCATCAAAGGCATCATTCATCAGCACCCACATGTCGGCACGGCGCTGATTGGCCCCGTCGAGCAGCGTCGGGTGTGTGGCCGGATCGGGATGAAAGCGTTCCGGACCGTCCGATATCGAAAAGGTGGAATAGATGCTGGCCGAGAGGAAGAGCATCCAGCGCAGGTATTCAGCGCGCTCGGGGGCGTCGATGGCGGGTGCGAGCCCGGCTTCGGGATAGCGATCCCCGAGCCAGATCAGAATGGCCGCGCTCTCGGTCATGACGCTTTCATCGGGCAGGATAAGGGTCGGAACCTGGCCGACCGGATTGATCGTGCGCAGGCGGCGTTGCTCAGCGGCCTCGCCCAGCGGATCGAGCTCGACGAACTCATAGGCCGCACCGACCAGTTCCAGGGCCGCCTCGACACAAACCGACCCGAAACCCGCCTTACCATAGAGCGTGTAGGCCATCTAGGCGCGCCCCTTGCCGATCGCCGCCTGGACCTTCAGGGCCTGGACCGTCATGCGAACATCATGGACCCGCACCATGGCCGCTCCGGCCGACGCGGCGCGCAGCGCCGCGGCAAGCGAGCCGCCAAGCCGTTCGGTCTCGTTGGCCCCATCATCAATGGCCGCGATGAAGCGTTTGCGTGAGGCGCCAAACAGCACCGGATAACCGAGACCGATCACCTGATCGAGATCCCGCATGAGTGCCAGATTATGGTCAAGCGACTTGCCGAAGCCGATGCCGGGGTCGAGCCAGATACTGTCAGCACTGACGCCCTTGGCCATGGCAATGTCCGCGCGCTCGGTCAGGAAGTCACAGACCTCCGAGACGACGTCCTCGTATTGCGGATTGGCCTGCATGGTTTGCGGCGTGCCGGACATGTGCATCAGGATGACCGGGACACCCAGCTCGGCCGCTGTTTCCACCGCGCCCTCGGCTCTCAGGGCCATGACATCATTCCAGATGTCCGCGCCGGCCTCGATGGCCTTGCGGGCGACCGAGGGCTTGAAAGTGTCGATCGAGATCCGCGCACCACTGGTCTCGCGGAGCGCCTTGATGACCGGGATGACACGCCGCAACTCCTCGGCTTCGGAGACCGGATCGGCGCCGGGCCGGGTCGACTCGCCGCCGACATCGATCACATCTGCGCCATTGCGGAGCATCTCAAGCCCTCGCGCAACGGCCGCCGCCTGGTCGATGAAGTCGCCACCATCGGAAAAACTGTCCGGCGTTACATTGAGCACGCCCATCACGAAAGGCAGATCGGATTGGCGACGGGAGCGGAATTTGGGCATGAGGGTCCATCTTCTGGTGACAGGCGCGTGGGCTGCCTCGCCTTGGTATTAGCGGCACCGGTTTGCCGCGACAATGGCAAAGCCATCCCGTGCTCATCGGCCGCCTTCCCGTCGCCCGCCCGGCCAGCTCAGAGAATGGCCAGCAAGCCGCCACCGGCCGCCCCCAACAGGACAACCAACCAAGGCGGGCACTTCCAGGAGACAAGCAATACGAAACAGGAGAGCGCCAGGGTAAATTCAGGAAAACCGGTCACGGCGCTGGTAAAGACCGGATCGTACAGGGCAGCCCCGAGAATGCCGACAACAGCCGCATTGGCGCCGGCCATGATCGCCCGCGCCCGCGCATGTCGTCTGAACCCGGCCCAGAAGGGCAAGGTGCCGACCAGCAGCAGAAAACCCGGCGCGAACAGTGAGAGCATGGCGATCAACGCGCCGGCGAGGCCGCTTGGGCCGCTCTCCATGATGGCACCGAGATAGGCGCCGAAGGTGAAGAGCGGACCTGGCACGGCCTGGGCGGCGCCATATCCGGCCAGGAAGGCATCAAGACTGACCTGTCCCGCCTCCACCACTTCGACCTGCAGGAGCGGCAACACGACATGGCCACCGCCGAACACCAGCATGCCGGATCGATAGAAACTGTCGGCCAGTGCAACGACGGGGCTGTGGGACGCGAAGATCGGCAGGGCGATGAAGACAGTAGCGGCCAGACCGAGGCTGATCACGCCAGCGGTCCGCGATACCGGAACCGCTATTGCGGCGCCCGTGGCGACCGGCCCCTCGCCGCGCCACAGGCCGAGACTGGCCCCCGCGAGGATGGCGAGCGGCATGCCGTATACGGCGGGCAGCACCGCGAGGATGATCACGGCGAGTACCGCAATGCTCGCGCGCAATCGATCGGGGCAAAGCGTGCGGGCCATGCCCAGAACGGCATGGGCAATGATCGCCACGGCCACAAGCTTCAGGCCGGCGACAATGCCTGAGCTCAGGTCTCCCGAGAGCCGACTGCCAGTCAGAGCGACAATAAAAAGGATCACCGCCGACGGCAGCGTAAATCCAACAAAGGCGGCAAGGCCGCCAAGCCATCCGGCGCGCATCAAACCGAGTGCCAACCCGACCTGGCTTGACGCCGGGCCCGGCAGAAATTGGCACAGGGCGACCAGGTCGGCGAAGGCGGCATCATCCATCCAACGGCGGCGAACGACGAATTCGTCGCGAAAAAAGCCGATATGGGCGATCGGGCCACCAAAGGCGGTCAAGCCCAGCTTCAAGAAGGCCAGGAAGACCTCAGCGATCGCGGTGACCGGCGCGCGGCGTTGATGACTTGGCGACGGATCATCCATGCCGCAATCCTGCTTTTGGAACCGGATATGGACCTAGCGGCATTGGAGCTGCCGTTCAATCCCGCTTGGAGCGGCTCCGACAAGCCAGGCCCCGGTCCTGGTCGCACCCACGAAAAAGCCCCGAACCATGTGGCCCGGGGCTTTCTCGTTTGACGATGTCGTGCAGGTCAGGCGCCTTGCGGGGCGGGACCAGCATCGGGTTCCTCATCCGTGGTCGGCACGGCGCTGGACGGCGTGTCGCTCGGCGGGGTTGGCGTATCATCGGGACGGCTCGGCGGCTTGCCATTGAGCAGGTCGGTGATCTCGCTGCCCGACAGGGTTTCGTATTCAAGCAGGCCTTCGGAGAGCGTTTCCCAATCCTTGCGCTTCTCGGTCAGGATGCGGCGAGCCTCATCCATGCCGGTCTGCACGAGGGCGCGGACCTCTTCCTCGATCTTGCGGGCCGTGGTGCCCGAGACCGACTTGCTCTGGACCAGTTGCTGGCCGAGGAAGACCTCGCCCTGATTATCCGCATAGTCGATCGGGCCGAGCTCCTGCGAGAAGCCCCACTGGGTCACCATGGCCTTGGCCAGACGGGTTGCCTGCTGAATGTCGGAGGCGGCACCGGAGGTCACCTTCTCCTTGCCGAATTTCAGCTCCTCGGCCACCCGGCCACCCATCATGATGGCGAGACGCGAGGTCATTTCCTCGTGAGTCATCGACATCTTGTCGCCTTCCGGCAACTGCATGACCATGCCGAGGGCACGGCCGCGCGGAATGATGGTCGCCTTGTGAACAGGATCCGCCGACGGGACATTGATCGCCACGATGGCATGACCGGATTCATGGTAGGCGGTGAGCTGCTTTTCCTTCTCGGACATGACCATGGAGCGGCGTTCCGGCCCCATCATAACCTTGTCCTTGGCATCCTCGAATTCCAGCATCGAGACGCGGCGCTTGTTGCGGCGTGCGGCCAGCAAAGCCGCCTCATTGACCAGATTGGCGAGATCGGCACCGGAGAAGCCCGGCGTGCCGCGCGCAATGACCTTGGGGTCAACATCGTCGCTGAGCGGCACATCACGCATGTGAACCTTGACGATCTTCTCGCGACCCGTGATGTCCGGGTTGGGCACAACGACCTGGCGGTCAAAGCGGCCCGGACGCATCAGCGCCGGGTCCAGAACGTCCGGACGGTTGGTCGCGGCAATCAGGATGATGCCTTCATTCGCTTCAAAACCGTCCATCTCGACCAGCAGCTGGTTGAGCGTCTGCTCGCGCTCGTCATTACCGCCACCGAGGCCGGCACCACGCGAACGACCGACAGCGTCGATTTCGTCGATGAAGATGATGCAGGGCGCATTCTTCTTGGCCTGTTCGAACATGTCGCGGACGCGCGAGGCGCCAACACCGACGAACATCTCGACGAAGTCGGAACCCGAAATCGTGAAGAAGGGCACATTGGCTTCGCCGGCAACGGCGCGGGCCAGCAGAGTCTTACCGGTACCCGGAGGGCCGATCAGCAGGGCGCCTTTCGGAATCTTGCCACCGAGGCGCTGGAACTTGGACGGGTC
This window contains:
- the folP gene encoding dihydropteroate synthase — translated: MPKFRSRRQSDLPFVMGVLNVTPDSFSDGGDFIDQAAAVARGLEMLRNGADVIDVGGESTRPGADPVSEAEELRRVIPVIKALRETSGARISIDTFKPSVARKAIEAGADIWNDVMALRAEGAVETAAELGVPVILMHMSGTPQTMQANPQYEDVVSEVCDFLTERADIAMAKGVSADSIWLDPGIGFGKSLDHNLALMRDLDQVIGLGYPVLFGASRKRFIAAIDDGANETERLGGSLAAALRAASAGAAMVRVHDVRMTVQALKVQAAIGKGRA
- the chrA gene encoding chromate efflux transporter, with product MDDPSPSHQRRAPVTAIAEVFLAFLKLGLTAFGGPIAHIGFFRDEFVVRRRWMDDAAFADLVALCQFLPGPASSQVGLALGLMRAGWLGGLAAFVGFTLPSAVILFIVALTGSRLSGDLSSGIVAGLKLVAVAIIAHAVLGMARTLCPDRLRASIAVLAVIILAVLPAVYGMPLAILAGASLGLWRGEGPVATGAAIAVPVSRTAGVISLGLAATVFIALPIFASHSPVVALADSFYRSGMLVFGGGHVVLPLLQVEVVEAGQVSLDAFLAGYGAAQAVPGPLFTFGAYLGAIMESGPSGLAGALIAMLSLFAPGFLLLVGTLPFWAGFRRHARARAIMAGANAAVVGILGAALYDPVFTSAVTGFPEFTLALSCFVLLVSWKCPPWLVVLLGAAGGGLLAIL
- a CDS encoding DMT family transporter, yielding MGAFLTNPWTLLVAGGLCEMGWALGFKYVRSDAPWWQHAAVFAVLAASMGLLWVAMKSLPAGTAYAVWTGIGALGVATIGILVFNEPATHLRIFFLALILVGIIGLKLVSSET
- the ftsH gene encoding ATP-dependent zinc metalloprotease FtsH is translated as MQMRNIAIWAVVLVLLMVLVQMISRSSDPATVQRGPSYSDFLNRVERSEISSATIRGDMLQAETVSGESFEVVLPPSDTQTVGILREANVNIRVEEASEGGNIFLNMLFNWFPLLLLIGVWIFFMRQMQGGGRGGAMGFGKSKARLLTEHHGRKTFDDVAGVDEAKEELQEVVEFLKDPSKFQRLGGKIPKGALLIGPPGTGKTLLARAVAGEANVPFFTISGSDFVEMFVGVGASRVRDMFEQAKKNAPCIIFIDEIDAVGRSRGAGLGGGNDEREQTLNQLLVEMDGFEANEGIILIAATNRPDVLDPALMRPGRFDRQVVVPNPDITGREKIVKVHMRDVPLSDDVDPKVIARGTPGFSGADLANLVNEAALLAARRNKRRVSMLEFEDAKDKVMMGPERRSMVMSEKEKQLTAYHESGHAIVAINVPSADPVHKATIIPRGRALGMVMQLPEGDKMSMTHEEMTSRLAIMMGGRVAEELKFGKEKVTSGAASDIQQATRLAKAMVTQWGFSQELGPIDYADNQGEVFLGQQLVQSKSVSGTTARKIEEEVRALVQTGMDEARRILTEKRKDWETLSEGLLEYETLSGSEITDLLNGKPPSRPDDTPTPPSDTPSSAVPTTDEEPDAGPAPQGA
- a CDS encoding glutathione S-transferase family protein — its product is MAYTLYGKAGFGSVCVEAALELVGAAYEFVELDPLGEAAEQRRLRTINPVGQVPTLILPDESVMTESAAILIWLGDRYPEAGLAPAIDAPERAEYLRWMLFLSASIYSTFSISDGPERFHPDPATHPTLLDGANQRRADMWVLMNDAFDGAPGPFLLGETMSLLDVYVAMMSRWDPGRADFVDQCPALLPAVEATEADPVVAAVWARNFRTGG
- a CDS encoding M24 family metallopeptidase, producing the protein MPDNRMTRGVGGSDAEAELAKLTDRLSHCHPIPVERLSERLDALRARMKSAGLDAVWLNAGTNLTYYTGLRWRASERLVGALVTVDGGLTYLGPAFETGTLEGFMQLHAPLATWEEHEDPHALLASLDGASGVLGLDPATPLVTAHAIVRAGTGSTGDATDIILSARKTKDADEIALMQATKTATLEVHAAAARILRPGISTGDVTEFIHAAHKAIGAPGGSTFCIVLFGPDTAFPHGVAQPKTLDEGDMVLIDTGCAIHGYQSDITRSYVFGTPTDKQREIWEAEKACQLAAFQAAQIGTACSAVDAAARAEAERRGLGPGYALPGIPHRTGHGIGLDIHEAPYLVGGDDTTLEAGMCFSNEPMICVPGEFGIRLEDHFYMTETGPRWFTEPSHTIDDPFG